The window AATAAGCCCGGGCAACAATGACCCGAGCATAACGGTGCTCCAGGGCTTGAGCCGGACGCACACGAAAGGCAAGCTACGCGCGTAACCAAGCCGCGCAATGGTTTGCCTTTTCCTTTGGGAAAAAGGGACCGTGCGGCATGCTCCCTTTGAGCACACAATCAATACTGGTGCACGATATGACGGCACGAAATGAATATTTGCAGGGAGTGAAGGCGCTTCTTCCCGTGGTTCCAGGGGTGCTCCCCTTTGCCGCAATTTGCGGCATGGCCTCGGTAGAGGCAGGAATGCGTGTCCCCGAGGCGTTCGGATTTTCCTTCATCGTCAATGCCGGGGCTTCCCAGTTGGTGGCTCTCCAGTTGTTGGACAAGCATGCCGGTGCGTTCCTTGTGGTTTTGGCCGTACTGGTGGTCAATCTTCGTTTCACTATGTATTCTGCGGCATTGGCGCCATATTTGCGCAATGCCCCTTCCTGGGCCAGGTGGGTCGGTGGCTGGGTGCTTTCGGACCAGGCTTTCGGTGTTTCCGTGATCCGTATGGAGCAGGGCGGGACGTATCGGTTCTACATTGGTACCGCTGTGAGTATGGTTTTCCTATGGCAACTCGGCAACGCCATGGGCATATTTTTGGGGGCGCTGATCCCTTCGGCCTGGCAACTGGACTTTGCGGTGCCTCTTTGTTTTTTGGCCTTGATTTTTCCGGTCCTGCGTGACCGTCCCTGCTGTGTGGCTGCTGTGTTGGGCGGGTCCGTGGCCGTTTGGGCCGCACCGTTGCCCTACAACCTCGGGCTTATGGCCGGAGCCTTTGCGGGAATTGCCGCCGGGCTGCTCGCGGAATTGCGGGGAGGGAGAAAATGAGCGATCCCGTAACGTCGTCCGCGGCCCTGGGGGGATTTCAGGGCGCTTCCCTGTGGTTGCTTATGGTGGCTTGCGGCGTGGTAACCCTGGCATCCCGCCTTTCCTTTATTCTTATTTTCAGCAAACGGGAAATGCCCTCGTGGCTGATGCGCGGACTGCGGTATGTGCCTCCGGCTGTTCTCTCCGCCCTGGTCTTTCCGGCCATTTTGCGGCCGCATGACGGAGTGTTGGATTTTTCTCTTGGGAATTACCGCTTTTTAGCTGCCTTGGCCGCTTCTGTGGTGGCATGGCGGACCAAAAATTTATTTTGGACGATCGTCACGGGCATGGTTGTGCTGTGGTGTCTGGGCTGGCTGGGCTGGTGACACCCAACATTTTGTGAGGCGGCTTTACTCGGCTGCTGCGGAAAGGTAAGCGGTGAGCATGGTACATCGAAACGAATTGTTTTTCAGATGGTGGCAAATCGTTGTGTGTTGCTCGGTGCTGGCCTTGTCTTGTGGCGTGTTGTCAGGATGCGCCGCCCATCAGGAGCCGGAAGAGTCCACTCCGCTGATTCCGGAACATCAGGAAGTTTTGGTGATTCTCGGGAATTTGCACCCTGAGCAGGGCGGTTTTGCCCGGTTGGAGTTTTTGCTTTCCTTTGCCGATGAGCGGGGCGCGGTCTGGTTTCGGTCACACAAGAACGATTACGCCATGGTGCTGTTGGAAACGCTTTCCATGGAGCGATTTCCGGATCTGCAGACAAAGGCGGGGCAGGAACGTTTTTTAGGCAGGCTGACGGAGCAGGCCAATCAGGAGTTGCTCAAGGTGGCCGGGACCGCGCAGATACGTACCTGGGAATTGCGATGATGTGTGGCGGTTCACGAAAAAAAGGCGGCATCCTCTTGGGGATGCCGCCTTTTTTTCGTGCTTCATATTACCAGACCATGCGCATATTGACGCCCTGGTCATGCATGTAGCGTTTTATGCCGGGGACGGTCCACTCTCCGTAGTGGACGATGGAGGCAATGAGGGCGGCCGAGGCCATACCGTCCGTGACCGCTTCCACCATATGCTCGGGATGGCCTGCCCCGCCCGAGGCAATGACCGGAATGGAAACGGCCTGCACCACTTTGCGGGTCAGTTCAATGTCGTAGCCGTCCTTGGTCCCGTCCGCATCAATGGAGTTCAGGCAAATTTCCCCGGCTCCCAGTGCCTCGCCGGTTTTTGCCCATTCGATGGCGTCCATGCCCATGTGTTTGCGTCCGCCGTGGATGACGATCTCAAAGCCCGAGGGGATGTCTTTGGTAACGGGAACGCGTTTTACATCCATGCCCAGCACCACGCATTGCGCACCGAATTGGGCGGCGCCCTGGCTGATGATGTCCGGATTTTTGACCGCGCCGGAGTTTACCGAGACTTTTTCTGCTCCAGCCCGAAGCACGGCGCGCATGTCATCAACACTGTTGATGCCGCCGCCCACAGAGAACGGAATGAAGATTTGCTTGGCCACGGCCTCCACCACATCCAGAAAAATGCCGCGTGCTTCGGAGCTGGCCGTGATGTCATAAAAGACGATCTCGTCCGCGCCTTCTTCATAATACCGCTTGGCGGTTTCCACGGGATCACCGATGTCAACGTTGTTCTTGAATTTGATGCCTTTGGTCAGGCGTCCGTTGCGCACGTCCAGGCAGGGGATGACGCGTTTACTGAGCATCGGCCACCTCCAGACAGTAGTTGTGAAAATTCTTGAGCAGCCGCAGACCGGGGCGACCGCTTTTTTCCGGGTGGAATTGCACGGCCCAAAGTCCTCTGCGTCCATGCACGGAGCAGAAGGGACGGCCATAGGTTGTCGTGCCGATGACGAATTCTTCTTTGGGAGCCGGGTAATAGCTGTGGACGAAATAAAAATCCGCATCCGGCTCGATGTTCTCGAACAGTTCGCAGGGCTGTTCCAGGGTCACGCTGTTCCAGCCCATGTGCGGAACGCGGATCGGCTGATCCTTATAATCGGTCCAGGATGGGTTGAACAGGCGACATTCGCCGGGGATGACCGCCAGGGTCTTGGTGTCGTTTTCCTCGCTGTAATCCAGCAGAATCTGACAGCCTACACAGATTCCGAGCACGGGTTTTTCTTCCCATATCAATGTCTTGAGCGCTTCGTCCAACCCCTCGGAGGCAAGTTCCTCCATGGCCTGGCCCGCTGCGCCCACTCCGGGAAAAATAATGCCGTGTGCTTTACGTAGCTCTTTCGGATTATTGGTTATTTTATTTGGTATACCGATAGCGTCGAGAGCGCGATGCACGCTGGTCTGATTGCCGGCGTTGTAATCGAAGATGGCGAGCATTCCTGAACCTCCTCCTTTGATGCTTCCAGCTGCTAGTAAAATATGGCGGGAAGTTCAAGCCGTGGGCGGATGATTTGCCGGACGGGTTGAAGCGGAAAGCCGTCTTCCCCAAGGCGGAATTGCGAATTTGGGCTGTCTATTTGCCCACGATGCGGAGATAAAGGTCACCTTTGAAGGGGCCGAGACTGCGTCCGAGGTTTTTTAACCGTATGGGACGGCCCGGGGAAAAATCCGCAGGAAGGCGAATTTCAATGGTGCGTGGTTTGGCGAAGCGTGAGCGGATGTCCAGACGGATGGTCCGCCCGGGCAGCAGCAAATGGGCCGGGTAACTGAGCGTCTGTTCGTCGTCGAGCTGACGGCGAAACCAATCCCTTACCCGGGTGCGTACGCCCCGGCTCAGATCCAGATTAAAGCTGCGACTTCCCCAGTCGAGCTGGATGCTTCGGCGCGAAACCTTTGCCGGGCGGTGGGCGGGGCGTCCGTCTCTGATCTGGCTGTAAATATCTTCAAAGACCTTGCGGGCAAAGGGATCCTTGAGCAGATCGCTGAGAACTTCCTCTTCTTTATAGTGAAATGTCTGCCGCTTTTGTTGTGTTTTGGCGCGGGAGGCTTGTTGCCCAGAGCTGGAACTGCCGCCGCTCGGGGAAGAGGCGTAGGCTCCCGCACCATGGGCTCGGGAGGCCTGGGGACCGCTTTGGGGGGAGTGCGGCTTCGGCCCGGGCCGTTGCTTTTTGTGGAAGGACGCATCGTCCTGTTCCTGGGTTCGGGTCAGAATCACATACGCTTCGTTGAGCTTGCGGAATTGGTCCGCTGCATTCGGGCTGGGGTTCAGATCCGGATGCAGCCGAAAGGCCTGCTTACGGAACGCGGATTTGATCTCATCCGGTCCGGCCCCTTGCGGCACGTTAAGTATGCGATAACAGTCCCGAACGTTCATTGATCTTCTCGGTCATTCCTCGTCGAGAATGAGGGCGTTTGGGTCCACTTGGGGATCGTGGCGGAGCAGGTCGTGTTTTCGCAAATATTCCCTGCCCTGGCGAACGAATTCCTTGTGGCCGGCCTCGGGGTTCACCCCCGGACAGTAGTCGTGGATCATTTCCCAGCTCATGCGATCCACGAGGTTGCCCCGGAAAAAAGGCCAGGCGCGGCAGATATCGGGTCGGCCCGGATGGACGGTACACCCCTTGTTTTGTTCGAAAAAGACGCAATAGCCATCCTCGCCGGTGCGCAGGCAGGGCTTGCCTCCCTGGTCGCGGGAGTAGCGTTCCAGAAGTTGGTCCACGGGAATGGCCAGGTGATCGGCCAACCGGGCCTGGTCCTTGGGGCTGAGGATGATTCCGCCCTCTCCATGACAGCAGTGACCGCACATGCGGCATTCGAAGGCTACCGTCATGCCGTGGCTCCAGGCAGATGTGCTTCGTGAAAGACTTTCAGACAAAGATCCTCCACCACGGTGATGCCTGAGCCGGCCAGCATGGCGCGGGCCTCGGGACTAAAGATGCCGGTCTGCATCCAGAAACAGCGGGGCAAAGGATCCAGCCGCAGTGTTTCTTCGGCATGTCCGGGACAATGCGGAGCGGCGCGGAAGAGATTCACCATATCCACGGGACGGGGTACTTCGGACAGGCTGGTAAAGGTGGGCAGTCCCCATACATCGGTCCGTTTGGGGTGGACTGGGATCACGTCGTACCCCGCGTCAATGAGGTATCGTCCCACCATGTCCACGGGGCGTCCGGGTTTATCCACCGCGCCGAGTACGGCAATGGTCTTGACCTCCCGAAGCAGGGCAGTTAGCTCCTTAATATCGTGCAGCATGCGAGTCCTTTATGCTTGTATGACAATCAGCGGTTCGACGTCGGCGGGGATGGGCGGTCTTTTGCGTCCTGAACCGGGACGCGACGCGTCATTCCGACGGCGTGGACCTGTCGTTTGGTTCGTGGACTTCCCTACCGCAATTGGACCCTGTTGCCTAGTAAGAAACCTTTGGAGCCGAATATGCCTCATCAGCGCTATCTTGTCCCGCAAACTGAATTGGCTGTCCGTTGGAATCGCTGCCGTGAATTATTGCGCCAGCAGGCACCGGAAGCAGGTGGATTGCTCGTTTTTTCCCGAGTGAATATCTATTATTTGTCCGGCACGTTGGCAAACGGTGTGTTTTGGCTTCCCCTGGAAGGCGATCCAGTCCTGTTTTGCCGTCGTGGGGTGGAGCGGGCCGAGTTGGAAAGCGCCGTTCCCACCAAGTTGGCCTTTACGTCCTACGGCCAGTTGGAAGGGTTGGCCCGGGAAGCCGGGAGCGATTTATCCGGGGTTATGGCCGCTGAGACCGGTGGTCTGACCTGGCAACTGGGTGACCTGCTGCGCCGCAAGCTGGCGGGCGTGGAGCTGGTTCCCGGCGACGCCGTACTTGGGTTGGCCCGGAGTTACAAATCCGAGTGGGAATTGGAAATCCTTCGGCGGTGCGGGGCGTTGCACCATGAGTGCCTCTATACGTTATTGCCGCCGCTGTTGCGGCCCGGCATGAGCGAACGGGACGTGGCGCACCGAGCGTGGGAGGTGTTTTTTTCCAAGGGACACATGGGGCAGATGCGCATGGGAGCCTTTGGAGAGGAAATCTTTTTGGGGCATGTGAGCATTGGGGATTCCGGGGACTATTCCAGCGCGTTCAACGGTCCGGTGGGCGTACGAGGCGAGCACCCCGCCATTCCGTCCATGGGCAGTGCCGAGCGCATTTGGGGTGAAGGCGAACCGTTGGTTTGTGACATCGGCTTTTCCCTGGAAGGCTACTGCACGGACAAGACCCAGGTATACTGGTCCGGTCCGGTTGCTTCCATTCCGGAGAGCGTCCGTTCCGCGCATTCCTTCTGCATGGATGTGCAGGCCATGCTTGTCGAGAGCATGGTGCCGGGAGCGATTCCTTCGGAGTTGTACGCTCGTTGTTTGGAAATGGCCCAAAAAGCGGGAATGTCGGAAGGGTTCATGGGCCGTGGGCATAATCAAGTCGCCTTTGTGGGCCATGGCATCGGCCTGACCATTGACGGCTGGCCCGTTATTGCCAGGGGATTTGATCGTCCTCTGGAAACCGGCATGGTGCTGGCTCTTGAACCCAAACAGAGCGTCCCGGGCATCGGTATGGTGGGCGTGGAAAACACGTTTGAGGTGACGCCCGGCGGAGCACGCTGCATGACCGGAGACCAGTACGAAATTTTGCCGGTTTCCTGATCGGAAAGGAGCCTTCAGGGCAGGATTTTTTATGGCGTTCGCGGGGAGCCATCCGGAGAGGGGGAAGGAGAATCATTGTTCCGGGCCTTGTTTTCCCGGTCACAGATGATGAGCCAGACCAAGAAAGGCAGAGCGGCTCCGCCGCGCACCAGCGAGGTGAGAAAGGCGGGCAACCACCAGCAAAGATCGGCCAGCGGCCGGGTGAGGGTGGCTGTGGCCCATGACAATCCCACGATGACCAGGGGCATGAGCACCATACCAAAACCGACTTCCAGACCCAGTTTCCAGCTTCGGACCGCAGCCGAGGGAAAATCCCGGTTTACGGCCGCGGC is drawn from Paucidesulfovibrio gracilis DSM 16080 and contains these coding sequences:
- a CDS encoding AzlC family ABC transporter permease, translating into MTARNEYLQGVKALLPVVPGVLPFAAICGMASVEAGMRVPEAFGFSFIVNAGASQLVALQLLDKHAGAFLVVLAVLVVNLRFTMYSAALAPYLRNAPSWARWVGGWVLSDQAFGVSVIRMEQGGTYRFYIGTAVSMVFLWQLGNAMGIFLGALIPSAWQLDFAVPLCFLALIFPVLRDRPCCVAAVLGGSVAVWAAPLPYNLGLMAGAFAGIAAGLLAELRGGRK
- a CDS encoding AzlD domain-containing protein, producing the protein MSDPVTSSAALGGFQGASLWLLMVACGVVTLASRLSFILIFSKREMPSWLMRGLRYVPPAVLSALVFPAILRPHDGVLDFSLGNYRFLAALAASVVAWRTKNLFWTIVTGMVVLWCLGWLGW
- the hisF gene encoding imidazole glycerol phosphate synthase subunit HisF → MLSKRVIPCLDVRNGRLTKGIKFKNNVDIGDPVETAKRYYEEGADEIVFYDITASSEARGIFLDVVEAVAKQIFIPFSVGGGINSVDDMRAVLRAGAEKVSVNSGAVKNPDIISQGAAQFGAQCVVLGMDVKRVPVTKDIPSGFEIVIHGGRKHMGMDAIEWAKTGEALGAGEICLNSIDADGTKDGYDIELTRKVVQAVSIPVIASGGAGHPEHMVEAVTDGMASAALIASIVHYGEWTVPGIKRYMHDQGVNMRMVW
- the hisH gene encoding imidazole glycerol phosphate synthase subunit HisH, giving the protein MLAIFDYNAGNQTSVHRALDAIGIPNKITNNPKELRKAHGIIFPGVGAAGQAMEELASEGLDEALKTLIWEEKPVLGICVGCQILLDYSEENDTKTLAVIPGECRLFNPSWTDYKDQPIRVPHMGWNSVTLEQPCELFENIEPDADFYFVHSYYPAPKEEFVIGTTTYGRPFCSVHGRRGLWAVQFHPEKSGRPGLRLLKNFHNYCLEVADAQ
- a CDS encoding J domain-containing protein; translated protein: MNVRDCYRILNVPQGAGPDEIKSAFRKQAFRLHPDLNPSPNAADQFRKLNEAYVILTRTQEQDDASFHKKQRPGPKPHSPQSGPQASRAHGAGAYASSPSGGSSSSGQQASRAKTQQKRQTFHYKEEEVLSDLLKDPFARKVFEDIYSQIRDGRPAHRPAKVSRRSIQLDWGSRSFNLDLSRGVRTRVRDWFRRQLDDEQTLSYPAHLLLPGRTIRLDIRSRFAKPRTIEIRLPADFSPGRPIRLKNLGRSLGPFKGDLYLRIVGK
- a CDS encoding YkgJ family cysteine cluster protein; its protein translation is MTVAFECRMCGHCCHGEGGIILSPKDQARLADHLAIPVDQLLERYSRDQGGKPCLRTGEDGYCVFFEQNKGCTVHPGRPDICRAWPFFRGNLVDRMSWEMIHDYCPGVNPEAGHKEFVRQGREYLRKHDLLRHDPQVDPNALILDEE
- a CDS encoding CoA-binding protein, with protein sequence MLHDIKELTALLREVKTIAVLGAVDKPGRPVDMVGRYLIDAGYDVIPVHPKRTDVWGLPTFTSLSEVPRPVDMVNLFRAAPHCPGHAEETLRLDPLPRCFWMQTGIFSPEARAMLAGSGITVVEDLCLKVFHEAHLPGATA
- a CDS encoding M24 family metallopeptidase; this translates as MPHQRYLVPQTELAVRWNRCRELLRQQAPEAGGLLVFSRVNIYYLSGTLANGVFWLPLEGDPVLFCRRGVERAELESAVPTKLAFTSYGQLEGLAREAGSDLSGVMAAETGGLTWQLGDLLRRKLAGVELVPGDAVLGLARSYKSEWELEILRRCGALHHECLYTLLPPLLRPGMSERDVAHRAWEVFFSKGHMGQMRMGAFGEEIFLGHVSIGDSGDYSSAFNGPVGVRGEHPAIPSMGSAERIWGEGEPLVCDIGFSLEGYCTDKTQVYWSGPVASIPESVRSAHSFCMDVQAMLVESMVPGAIPSELYARCLEMAQKAGMSEGFMGRGHNQVAFVGHGIGLTIDGWPVIARGFDRPLETGMVLALEPKQSVPGIGMVGVENTFEVTPGGARCMTGDQYEILPVS